The DNA sequence CCGCGAACTGCCGGTCGAGATGGTTCGGTATTTCAATGTGTTCGTTCCCGCCGCGTTTGTATTTATGCGCCGGGACCTGGCAACTGGCGATATCCAGCTCTTTCATCAGCTTACCGGCCAGCCATCGCCCGAGTCTGACGCCCTTAGCGCTGACCATCGTGGCGATACTTCTCGCGCCAGCAGAGCCACCACTGGCGTTCCAGACTTCACTGACGAGACTCCGTTTAACGGCACGCTCGGCGTCAGAATCCCTGCCATTTTTACGAATGTAGCGATAACTGCTTCGGTGAACACCGAACAGCCGGCACAATGGCGCTACCGGGTAGTGCGCCCTCAGACTGTCCATTATCGTGAACTGTTCAGGGAGTCCGACATCAAGAGCGCGGTAGCCTTTTTTAGGATTTCATTCTCCATTTCAAGGCGTTGTATCCGTTTTCTCATTTCCCTGAGTTCAGTCTGCTCAGGCGTCAGAGGCAGCCCCGGGGGCGTTTTCCCCTGGCGCTCCATACGTAACGATTTTACCCGGCGGTTGATGGCGGAGAGGCTGACGTTCATCGCCTTAGCCGCCTCGCCGTGAGTGTAGTTCTGATCCAGGACCAGTTTTGCCGCTTCGACTTTAAATTCAGCAGTAAATGCTTTGCTCATTGGTTCACCTATAAGATGTTGAGGTGAGCATATCACCTCTGCTCAGGTGGCCAAATTCAGTGTGCCACTACACCACTGCCGGTAAACAGTCGCAGCCCGGCCGCATCTGCATTCTGGGTCAACTTAATGGCAATCCCTTTTGCCCGCTCACCCGCCGTCGCCGCATTCACCGGGTTACCGTACTGGTCTTTCAGCGTCGCCGTATAACTGAACGCATCGCTGTTGTTCGCCGGCAGACTCTCCACCGTGCCGTCGAGTTTCACCACATCCACTACCAGAGTTGCCAGCGTGGTGTCACTGGTAAAGCGCACTTTGCTGTCCGCAGCCGCCCAGGCCTCACTTCCCACACGGGCACTCACCAGGATACCCTCTGCCACCCGCTGACTGCCAAGGCGGATAACCGCACGCCCCTGGGCATCCGTCTCACTCACACCGTTATCGGTCAGTGCCACGCCCGCTACCGGACTGTCATGCTGCCAGCTCACGCTGCGTCCCGCCCCGGGCAGTATGTTGTTATACTGGTCGACCAGCTGCGCCCGGTAGCCAAAACTGTTACCCACCACCTGCTCGGTCACGCCCTCCGTGAGGGTTACCGGACCCACCTTCGCCCCGCTGCCGTCAGCAAGGAACGTCAGTGATGCGTTTTTCACCTGATTGGCCGAACTCTGACTGCCAGACACCTGGAATCCGTAAGTGAATGTCCCCGCCTGGGTGTTATACACCGTGAACGTCAGTTGACCGTTCTCATCCGTTATGCCGCCTGACGGCACCGTGGTGTAACCTGTCACATACCCCGCCGGAAGCGATGGCAGTGTCACCGCCACCGGGGCGCCCGCTACACGGTTGCCTTTCTCATCCGTGACCGTCACTACCACCTCATTACCCGTGGTGGTGCTGACCGTGGCGCCCGACTGGCTTTTTACCTCCAGTCCCGCCACATATGCGGTGGTCACGTCCGCCACGAATCGCGTCTCCGCCGTCCTGCTCTCGCCGTTCAGCGTGGCACTCAGTGTGGTGATACCCGCATGGCTGTTCTTCAGCGTGAACACCGCCAGCCCCTGCGCATCTGTCGCCGCCGGCATTGTCACAAATACCGCGCCGTTACTCAGTGACGGTGCCGGTGTGAACTGAGCACCTTCCACCACGTTGTCAAACTGGTCACGTACCGTTGCACGAACTTCGTTGGTATCACTGTCGTTCGCCTTCGCCCCGTCGCGGATAACCTCAAGCTGCGTTATCTTCGCGCTCTTGCCGTCCGCACTGAAACGCAGCGTCGCGGCATTGCTGTTACCGTTACGCATTTTCACCACAAGACGTCCTTCGCCTGCCACCTGACTACGTATTTTGATGCCGGCCTGACCACTGCTGTCGGTCATCACGCTGAGAACACGACCTGTGTTCCCGGTACTGTCTGACAGCGTCACCGCCTCGTTCCTGCTGAACCCTTCAACCTGGAATGTCAGCTCGCGATCTGCAAGACGCTCGCTTTTGTCATTCGCCACTGTTGCAGTCACCAGGTATTGATCGAGGTCATTGGCCGAAGGTACAGTACTGGCGGAAGCTAAAGACCTGGTTGAACGGGCCATTCTCGACGCGGAAATGCTCATTTCCAGGTCCAGCGACACGACGCGCTCCTGCGACTCACGCACATCCACCCACATCTCAGCAGTATTCGAAGGATTGCCTTTACTGTCCGTGCCCACCGCCGTCACCCGGTAACTCTGCCCCGCAGTACTGTTACCGCCAAAAATATATGCCGGCAGCGTCAGCTGCAGCGTGGTGGGTGAGGTCACCTCCAGTTTGCCGCCGTTCGCCACCAGCTCCGGTGCCGACCAGTTGACCGACTTCAGTCCGTACTTCGCTTTATTTACATTAAGCGTCACCGGCAGCGTCTGTGCTGCTTCCCCGCTCATACGCGGCGGCAGTGAAATATTGAGTAAATCCTGTTTGCGGTACTGCATCACTATCGTGTAGTTACGGTCGACAAAGTCATAGCGGTTACCTGCCAGACTGCGCATCAGGTCCACATTTGCCGGGTCAAGCTGACTGGCAAAAGAGAGACCCAGACGGTAATTAAGCTCCAGCGCAATACGGCTGTCGTTTGAGTCACCCCGGGAGGTCTGGCCCTTCAGTGTCAGCAGCGGAAACGGTGTATAGGTCACCCCCAGCGTGGTGACCGACGGGTCTTCCTTCAGGTCATCCGGTGAGGTACCGCTGGTCAGCGCTACCCCGCGGCCAAAGTACTGCTCATACTTGGCAAATGCACCCAGCTGCGGATACGCAGGAAGGTAACCCTCCACCCGCACGTCATAACCGTTCGCCGGACGCTCATCGTAATCTTCCATCCCGCTCAGTTTTGACTGATGCCAGTCGGTCAGACCAAAATAGCCGTTGGCCGCAAACTTCAGGTAGTTCGCCCACAGCTCACCGCCTACCCCGGCACGGGCGTTCGAGCCGGTCAGGTCATAATCGTAAAAGCTGTTTACTCCCCACATCCAGCCATCTTCGTACTGGCGGTAACCCAGCCCTAGGTTGACCGTGGTGCGGTCCTCATTGGCCCGGATACCCTGCTGGGTAAAAAACAGACTGTTCGGGTTATCCAGCAGCGGGATAAGCAGGTCGGCGTCACCGGTTTTATTGCTGCCGAACTGTACGCGCGCGCGACCTAACTGGCTCAGCCAGTCATTTATCTGCTGGTTGACCAGGTTTTCACCAATCCCGCGGGCATAATTAATTGAGGCATCGACGGCATTCTGCGTCGACAGCAGCTGCGCGGTCTGACTCGCCCCCTGGGCCATCATGGTATCGAGGGTGGCGGCGTTTTCACGCACCAGCTCACTGCTGCCAAGGGACGGCAGCGCCACACCGGCGGGCAGAGCACTGTTTTGTGGCAGAGATGTAATGCCTGGCAGGCTATCGACAGGCGCAGAGATTGCCGATGATGCCGCGGCTGAAGCCTGCACTGGTGAGGACTGCCCTACCACGGCACCGATACCGTTCAGTGTATCCAGCATTTGCACGCTGTCCTGATGCTGCTCCACCGCCCGCGCCACTGTGGCAGTGGTCAGCAGAAGCGGAGACAGTAGCTGGATACATAACAGCAGGCGTGCGGTAACTCTCTGTGCAGTGGAGTAGTAACGGGCAGTCTGATTACGCATAACAAATCCTTGTGAAAATCGCTTAATAAACCATTTACTAACAATTTATACACAAAACAAATAACAAATATTTAAATTAAAATACGCCACAAATTAACCAGCGTGCGCAATTATATTTCGCAAAAAATACGAGTCGCTTAATTAATCAAAAAAGAAAAATAAGTCGCTCTAAGAGTTAATTAAGCTATTGGTGGCGAGAATCTACCATAAAAAAACAACAAACACCCGAAAAGAGTAAGAAAATAGAAAATAACACCGATTCAAATTAATTAAATTGATTATTTTTGTTTTGAAAAAAAACATTACACAAAAAAATAAATAAACTTAATTTTAACAATAAGCCCATTACGTAAACCTTTATAGTTAAGTTTTGATTTGTTTTTTTAATAAAATTAACCTTTCAGAAATAAATCTCTTTATATTGCATTTAGTCCGGAGGTCAAAAGGGATACACGCTGTTTTACCGGCGAAAACCTGATACTTCCAACCCGTTCAGACACGCCTGGTTGACGTAGTCGGCTTGAGTTGAGAGAACATCGGGAGATCAGAGCATAAACGTAGTACGTACGGATTCAGGCCTCAAACAGGTGCAAAGTAACCTGATAAGCCAGGTTTTGGGATTGGAGTGTGATACTCGTCTTTTAGAATGCAAGAGATTGAGATACATGCAAGTAGCTGAAGACATCATCGCTATCGCAACCAGGTAAAATGCAGAAACTAAATGCTACCTTGCCTACGGAGCATAAGCACAAGATTTAACTACGTTACAGAATAGAGCCTGTATCCGACTTTTCCCGTGACTTTACGAGCCCGCAATGAATATAGCCAATCTTTTTCATCATTTTACTGGCCACAATTTAGAAGTTAATCTGTTATTCTCAGTACTTATTGCTCAGACCTCTTTCAGGAGGGTTGTATTGTGGCATACATCAATATCAGGTTGAGAAAGTCCTTTATAGCCCATTATGCAACATTTCATTAACTATCTTGATTACGTGCATCAAATCTTTATTGTCAAGCGATGAAAAAGACCCGCGATAATGAGGGTAAATACAATCCGGCTTTTACTCGCCTGGAAGTTGGTGTAAATTTCACGTCGTGCTTTGCGGCTTGCTGGCATGATTTCCCCTATGATCACAGGCGAAATAAAGGCAATATTCTGCTTCTCTGAATTGATTAATCTCAATTCGTGTCCTGTATATTTATCACATGCATTTGTTTGGTACTGGTTATAGAACAGACACGGCAGACAACTATCAGTGTTAGCCCGACTTCAACAGATATCACAACAGCGATGATCTGATTTTCGGTGGATTCTGATTTGCGCATGGTGATCTCCACTGGGGATCATATTCAGTATGTGGAAGATCTATGGAATCTAATGGTTCTTTTTGCTGGCATACTTATCTCCCCCAGACGCTCGCTTAGCTTCATTCTGAGGCGCATCTGATTTCATTGAACGGAAATCTATATCAAAAACACTCCGTAACGAGGTTGCCTTCACTCAACGGTAGTTGATTCATATAACGAGAATTCCGGAGTAACGGGGTTCTGAGGGGGGTTATTTACTTCGGCAGACGTCAGAAAACAATTGAATGGTGTCCCCTGCAGGAATCGAACCTGCAACTAGCCCTTAGGAGGGGCTCGTTATATCCATTTAACTAAGGAGACATTGGTCAGCAGTATAGCGTGGTTTAGTTGTTTTATTAACCCGGTAATGACTGTTTGGTCATTATTCAATCACTTAAATCCCCTTCGTCACCATATTCGACAGTGAGAAAGATTGCGATTAGTGCCAGAGAGATGCTTCGATGGTAAATTTTCACAGTAACATTTGCAGGTGTCGGATTGAGAATAAAAACATAACACATTGAATAGTAATACCATTATATACTTCTATTTCTGTCGTTCCCTCACCGTTGCGTTCCATTGATCCGCCATGATTTTACACCATCGTGCTATATGGCTGTTTGAAACGATAAAATTGTAACTGGCTGATTGATAAAATCCTTTTAGCCCCAGATAATACTGGTATCAAATCAACGCACAGCTGAATTAAACCGAAGTGCAGCTCACGTTGATTATACTATAATCCCTTCAGGGCCCGTTATATCAGCCACTGAGACTCTGAATATTGGTGAACGCATTGGTTATGAACACTTCACAAACGAAAAAAGTATTGTCTGTGTTTGATTTCGATGGAACACTGACACACCATGACAGTTTTATCCCATTTTTACGTTTCGCGTTCGGTAATCGTGCCTTTGCCAAAAAAATGGTGAGACTGACCGTTCCCTCTTTACGTCATCTGTTGCATCGGTATACCCGTGACGAACTAAAAGAGAAGCTTATCACCACTTTTTTATCCGGGGTCAGCGAGCAATGGATTCGGGAAAAAGCGGAACAATTTTGCCAGCGTTCATGGACAAAACTCATGCGGCCTTCTGCGCTGATTGCTGTTGCAGCTGAAGTCACATCAGGTGTCGAAGTCACCCTTTGCTCTGCATCACCTCGTCTGGTTTTACAACCTTTCGCTGAACGGCTGGGTGTAAAATTAATTGGCACTGAGCTGGAAAGCCAGAATGGGGTCCTGACCGGCCGAATTTCGGGTCATAATTGCCGCAGTGCTCAAAAAATCCATCGCCTTGAAGCAGTTTATGGCCCACTCACTCAATATCATCTCCGCGCCTGGGGCGATACGCGAGGTGATCATGAGCTGTTGCTCGCAGCGAAAGATCCGCACTGGCGCCATTTCCATTCTAAGTGGTCGAAAAAGCGAGCTCCTTTCCTGGTGAGTGCAATTACTACAACAACACCAAAGAGATAATCTGCAGAATTGTGACTAGCCCAAATTCTCTCCTTGCTGCAGGGAGATTATGACGTGTGCTCTTCCGATCCGATTGAATCGATGTGACTGGTTTTGAAGTGTTTGCTGCAGGTATCGCTGATGCCAGCTCGTAATTAATGCAGTATTGTATTGCAATAGCGAGAATCAGTGATTAGACCTGTCGTTGTATGACGAAAAAATTTGCCGATGCTGGCAAAAGCCAGTTCACTGAGGATAAAAAAACAGCACAACATTCAGTAATGTTGTGCTGTGGCGATTAGATATTTACACCGTGCTGAGAGGCAAGTGCTGATAATCCACCAGCAAAACCCTGTCCTACTGCTTTGAACTTCCATTCGCTGCCATGACGGTAGAGCTCACCAAAAATCATTGCAGTTTCGGTAGAAGCATCTTCAGAGAGGTCAAAACGAGCAATTTCTGTAACATTCTCGTTGTTGAAAACGCGCATAAAACTATTGCTGATCATACCGAAATTTTGCTTACGCACATCAGATTCATAAATCGTCACAGCAAAAACCAGTTTTTGCACTTCGGCAGAAACATTTTGCAGATTGATTTTCACCTGCTCATCGTCGCCCTCACCTTCTCCGGTGCGGTTGTCACCCTGATGTTCAACAGCTCCGTCAGGGCTGGTCTTATTGTTGAAAAAATGAAATGCTGGTCTGAGAGCACCTTACCATTCTCTCCAACCATGAACACTGACGCATCCAGGTCAAATGCCTGACCATCGGTGACACGAGCATCCCAGCCCAGGCCAACCATCGCCACGCTCATTGTCGGGGCTTCTTGTGTCAGTGAAACATTACCACCTTTTACCAGAGAAACTGCCATATCTATCACCTGTTAGTAGGGTTAAAATCAGTGCTGTACGAATACAGCACTGATTCAGGAGTGTTGTTAAATCAGGATGCGTTAATACCGTATTGCGCACAAACTGAACCAAAACCACCAGCATAGCCCTGGCCTACCGCACGGAACTTCCACTCATCGGCATTACGATAAAGCTCACCGAACAGCATCGCTGTTTCAGTCGATGCATCTTCACTCAAATCATAACGCGCCACTTCAATCTGCGTATCATCATTCACCAGACGAATAAATGCGCCTGAAACCTGGCCGAAGCTCTGACGACGAGCCTGCGCATCATGGATGGTGACCACAAAGATAATCTTATCTATATCAGCCGGGACAGCATCAAGCTTAATTTTTAATGATTCATCATCACCATCGCCTTCACCAGTACGGTTGTCACCGGTGTGGACCACAGAACCGTCTGCAGACTGAAGATTATTGTAGAAAATGAAATCAGCGTCGCCACGGACTTTACCATTTTCAGCAAGCAGGAATGCAGAGGCATCTAAATCAAAATCTTGTCCATCGGTTGAACGGGCGTCCCATCCTAGGCCTAACAGGACATTTTTCATTGATGGTGCTGCTTTACTCAAAGATACATTTCCACCTTTGGAAAGAGAAACACTCATATCATAACCTCTTCAGTTAACGTCAATAAAATCAGGAGATTAACTCTCCTTTCCCTTTTCTTCTTCAGATTTTTCCGGGAACATCACACTGGCAATAATGCCAACGGCCAATACGCCCAGTACCACATATAAGCTGGTAGTGGCACTGATATTGACACCGTGATGCCAGATATGGTCGGTTGCATTTAAGCCCAATTTTGCAGCAATGAAATACAGTAGTGCGACTACTGCCTTTTCGAGATGCACCAGGTACTGTTTCAGAGCCTCAAGCACAAAATAAAGTGTACGTAACCCAAGAATAGCAAACATCATGGCACTATAAACAATCAGTGGCTCACGACTGACAGCGATAATCGCAGGAACTGAGTCGAAAGCGAACATAACATCCGAGAGTTCAACCACGGCCACACAGAGCATCAGCGGGGTTGCATACAATGCTGCTTTTTTAACTCTTCCTACCGTCACATCGCTATTTTCTGGCTTCGCCAGTTCAGCATCGACCTCATTTTGTGTCAGCAAAAAAGCATGACCCGATAACTTAGGCCAGTTAGGGAAAAATCGTTTAACCATGCGATAAGCGATATGTTGGGAGTAATCTTCGATTTCATCATCATCATTGCCACTTTTCAGCATCATTACTGCCGTCCAGGCGACTACCAGCGCAAACACGATCTCGACGTAAGGCCCGAGACTGAGTAATCCGGTACCAATGGCGACAAAAATTCCCCTGAAAACAATCGCTCCGATAATTCCCCAGTAGAGCACACGGTGACGATAACGATCCGGCACCGCAAACCAGGAAAAGATTGCCATCATGACAAACAGATTGTCCACAGAGAGCACTTTCTCCAGTGCATAGCCTGTCACAAACAGACTGGCGACTTCTGCGCCATGATGTATATAGAGAAAGCCGGCAAAAAACATGGCGACTGCGACCCAAAAAATCGACCAAAGCGCCGCACTTTTTAACGAAATAGCCTGATCGTTACGGTGCATAAACAGATCAATGACAATAGCACCGACAGATAGCGCAATGAAGACAGCCACTGTCTCTGTTGGAAAACCGATGTGTGTTGAAACCATAATTAACCCTTACAGGATAGAGATCAAAGGCCGAAATCGGCCGGCGAGAAACCAAGTGCCGAGGCAATTTCACGTACAGCGTTTTGTTCATCCTGATCAAAGTCACCATCACTTTTTGCAACTGCAATCCCTACACGCAAAGCCAACTGTGCTGCTTCAGGTTGGTCTTTCAGCGCAAGGATGTATTTCATTGTTTCACCTTTACCTATTTCGATATCAAAATCGAAACTGGTAACGAGTTTATTAAAAAAATCAATTACCTCATTGGTATCAAAAACTTCAAGCTCTTCTGAGTTTTGCAGGAAACCCATCATTTTCTGCTTCTCTTCACAGCTCACAACTCCATTTGCCACAGAAATACGGGCGCAAACCGCCACAGTACCCTGCATAAATTTTTTATTTTTAAAACGCCCAACCTGACGCGTTAACTCTGCCCGCCCTGAATTCAACGCCTCTTTGACCTTATTGAAAAAGCTCATACTCAATCCTTAGTTAAACTATTATTTAGAACCTGCGCTCCAGCGGAAACCCCACCCGTATGCCTGATCCATCTCTGACTGACTCTGGAAGTAACGGTTAATACGCTCCACTTTGATAGCGCCGTTTTCATTCACCAAACGGGCTATTGCACACAATGTGCGTTGGTTTTGACCTTCTGTCAGCCTGGTTTCAATTGGCGGTTGTCCCGGAACATGAATGGTCACAACACCATCAGTTTTATCCCAGCTGGGTACCCTCCATAGATAAACGCGTAGATCAACACTTCACGTAACTGCTTCCACTCTTTTCCGTTAACATGCAGCCATTCCCCGTCACTCACACTCCCGGTTCGGTCATCACCCTGAAGTTCGACATAAGGCCGGTTTTGATAATTACCAAACGAGTTGCCCAATGCCTGAATGACAGTTTTTTCACCATTCGCCAGCGCGACGAATGCCCCGAGATCGAGGTCAATCCCCTTAGCACCAAACAGACCGAATAATCCCGCTTTGCCCTCTCCTCGATGCCAATTGAGGTTGATGCGTATCTGCCCGAAGTCATCCTGTTTTGTCAGACTGATTGCGGGCTTCTCTTTGGTTAATGAGACTTTGCTTAAGCTGATTTTATTTTCCGCAGGTGCAGCAGGCGGCGTCACAACCGGAGGGTGCGAGGCGGATGAATCAGCAATATCTACGCCAAAATGTTCCGCTAACGGTTTGAGTCCACCATTGAAACCCTGGGCAACAAAGCGAAATTTCCACTCACCATTACGACGATAAAACTCCCCTACAATCAGTGCAGCTTCGTTACGGCCCGCCAGAGGAACATCCGCTTCGATTAGCGACGTCGCCCCTTGCGTCACTGAGATTGACAGGCGAGACAACATCCCAACAGTTCGGTTATTATCGCAGGTGATGGTAAAAGCGACTTTTTGCACATCGTTGCTAAGGCGATCGAGTGCCACCGTAAACGTCGCATTTTGAGTATCAAAACTCAGACTGATGCTTTTATCTGCATTTTCAGGTTGCCCGTAGAAAATCATATCGGCGTCACCGCGAACTTTATCGCCCGCGAACAAGCAGAACGCGGAGGCATCTATCTCTCCAACTGACATGATTTTTACCTGTAATGCCGTAGCCGGAACCGGGGCATTTCCTCCTGGTGTCAAATTCATCAGCGTACCACCGTAGTGACTATGTCATTGTACATATCATCAATTGTCCGGCCCCGGCATGGTTGTCCGTAAGCGGTAAAATCCCAGCTGCCATTATTTTTTTGCAGCGCGGCGATAACAATACCAGTATGTGCACCCTGCTCGGTTAATTGATAGCGTGCTAGCTCTTTGTTTTGCTGGTCAACAACGCGACAAAAAAGCATTATCAACGTCATTGAATGTTTGCCCGCGAAAGCTGTTTACCGTGAAAGCCAGATACTCAACATCAGAGGGTAATCTGGTAAGATCAACATTGATAATCTCGTCATCGCCGTCACCTTCCCCAGTCAGGTTATCTCCACTGTGAACGACAGAACCACAGGTCGACTTCAATTGGCAAAACCAGATAGTGTCGATGCGTCGGCCACTTTTGTCCATCAGTATGCAGTTGGCATCGAGATCGATATCGTCACTGCCACCAAATAAGCCGCCAAAGAAACCTTTTTTCTTTTTTGCGGGATCCCACCCTAAACCAAAATGCAACTGGCTGAGCGCGGAAGAGACTTTACTGAGGGATACTGTCTGATTCTTGCTAAGTGAGACCATCTGCTATTCCTTAATAATGGTATTTAATGAGGAGGTGCAAACTGACGTTATTCCATATGAAAAAATCATATCATGATAAAGTTCAGTGACAAGTTAAAAAACAATGTCATTGAGATAATAGCTCAGTGCTTACGGATTTATCATGATGTAATCTATTGTTTTTAATTGTTTTTTTACCACATTAAAACACTTCGCTTACTTTATTGACAATCATCATATGATTGACATCTTCTGGTTAGCTGCCTAGACTCAAGGTTATTACCCGCAGTGTTACTTTATTTTGTCAGGTGAATTGATGCCAAATAATATTTGACTTATGGAAGGTTTGTCGTCACAAAGGGATCTTGTCCAGGGTATTAAACTTTTTTCCGCGCAACGCCATATTCCAGTGAAGGTGTTTGCCTCTCATCGCGAGGCGCGTGATGATATTCTTTCGGTAGCCGATCACGCCCTGATCGAACCTGCGCTTGCCAGTAAACGTCTGGCTTTTATTACTGAGACTGCAGATAAATACAATATCCGGGCTATCCATGCCGGGAAAAATACATTATGGTTCGAAGAACAGCGTAGTCAGATTGAATCCTGCGGTATTTCGTTGACGACTGGCGCATATGGCTCAGATTCTTTAAACATTGCCGACGATAAAGTCTGTTTCGCCGAATTAATGCAACAGCATCAGCTGCCAGTCGTTCCTTCACTACGAATTACTTCGCTTGACGC is a window from the Erwinia sp. genome containing:
- the yceD_5 gene encoding General stress protein 16U (ID:JIFNMEKO_01916;~source:Prodigal:2.6), with product MNLTPGGNAPVPATALQVKIMSVGEIDASAFCLFAGDKVRGDADMIFYGQPENADKSISLSFDTQNATFTVALDRLSNDVQKVAFTITCDNNRTVGMLSRLSISVTQGATSLIEADVPLAGRNEAALIVGEFYRRNGEWKFRFVAQGFNGGLKPLAEHFGVDIADSSASHPPVVTPPAAPAENKISLSKVSLTKEKPAISLTKQDDFGQIRINLNWHRGEGKAGLFGLFGAKGIDLDLGAFVALANGEKTVIQALGNSFGNYQNRPYVELQGDDRTGSVSDGEWLHVNGKEWKQLREVLIYAFIYGGYPAGIKLMVL
- a CDS encoding hypothetical protein (ID:JIFNMEKO_01917;~source:Prodigal:2.6) produces the protein MTLIMLFCRVVDQQNKELARYQLTEQGAHTGIVIAALQKNNGSWDFTAYGQPCRGRTIDDMYNDIVTTVVR
- the yceC gene encoding Stress response protein SCP2 (ID:JIFNMEKO_01918;~source:Prodigal:2.6), with the protein product MVSLSKNQTVSLSKVSSALSQLHFGLGWDPAKKKKGFFGGLFGGSDDIDLDANCILMDKSGRRIDTIWFCQLKSTCGSVVHSGDNLTGEGDGDDEIINVDLTRLPSDVEYLAFTVNSFRGQTFNDVDNAFLSRC